The Lates calcarifer isolate ASB-BC8 linkage group LG19, TLL_Latcal_v3, whole genome shotgun sequence genomic interval TCCCAAAGACAAAGAGGATGTTGGCGGTGATGTGGCTGCAGGTGATGCTGACATCGCTGGCGTCTGCACGTATGTCACAATAAAAGTGCTTGGTTCAATGGCTCTCACCACTTTACTACTGAAACAAAACTCAGGTTTTATTTCACAGGTTTCACTCGAATGATTCCCTGTTTAAAGTCAGGAGAACTCTCAGGCTGTGCCTGTAGTAAAGATGATGTTACACCAGTTTGATCGTcttccagctgtgtgtgtcacGTTGGCTGATGAAGGTCAGTGACAACAATAAGAAATAATATGAAGGCGTAGCAGTGAAACGACCTGTAGTAACCCTGCACCGAGGAtcagctgctctttgtttttcctggaAGGAAATCCACAGTTTGAGCTTTTGTTGACTTTGACACAGAGTCTCATGTCTGTCAGTTTATCAGACGCTTCCTGTCCGGGTCAAAAGGTCGCAagggacccccccccccctccaagcCTGGTCTGATTGACATCAGGGCGACACCGCGAGTCTTAAAACAGTCTTTACACCGTCGATCCTCTGCAGAGTCATTAAGACTTCAGCTGCTCTTATCACTGCTGCAACTACAAATGTGGCTGATCCAGTTTCCTCCAAACACTGACCAGCTGCAcgtacaccacacacacacacacacacacacacacacacacagaggcatgcAAACATGAACACGCATGTACTGCATGCAATTTGTATACGTGCAACTGAAGCCGTAGGCTcacaaccacaacacacacacacacacacacacccctgctgTAACAAGAAATATTAGCaaatacccacacacacactcacagacacacacacacacacacacacacactctcacacacacgctcacacacaggAAGTTTATGTAATCTCGTCTGTCAACATAACTGATGTTCAGCAGTTTGATACGTactaataacattttaataagTAATCGCTCTCAGACAagccacatcatttttttatctcaattgtttttgttttttttcctccattgtcttttatttttcgtctttcttttcttctttcctgtctcctcctctcttcagctgtctctgctgctcggTCTTTATCAGTGATGACGTCTTTAGAGAGTTAATGGGAGCAGGAGAGCTTGTTAGCGTGGTGTCACTGTCACTACAATTAAAAGTCCTCGTCTGGAATAATTAACTTCCAGAATCTACACTTCTATTTCtattccttgtaaatatagtacTTGCTTTTTGATTTTACTCCTACTTTAtacgtttttttgtttttttttaatctctcttaTTTTTAGCACCAACACACCAAAACAAGACATATTCCTTGTATGTgtaaacttacttggcaataaagtctgattctgattcagaAACTCTCCATgggaaatttaatttaatttattagCACACaagtaataaaacaaagaggataaaaaaatacacaaacctcTCCTGCACAGGAGAGGTAAGAAACCTGTGGGTTTAACAGGAATATCTGGAAATTAATAGGAATTAACTTTTTTGGGGTCATTAATACAAACTGTATTATACaaacataataataaacattttgtcaGAAGCAGACACGCTGTAAACAAATgccaatttaaaaaatgacatttttgactttgatttatttgtgagaagaactttgatcattttttttttcattgaacaacaaaaaaacgaatgttgaataaaataaatgtattccAGTTGATGCACGGTGAATCATGTTGGATTACTGTTTATTTCGTGGGTTATTGGGGATTTTTGTGGTGATGCAAATACAATAATTATTTCACACTTGACACTTTGAAGTGTTTGGATCAGctttagttttgtttcagtCCTGTAGCGCTGAACTTTGAAGGTGAATAAATACACAGCATGGAAAGAAAGTGTGTTATTGTTGGTCTAATTAATTCtacgctgtgtgtgttttcaggccaTGGTGGCGTGTTACCCAGGAAACGGAGCAGGTTACGTCAAACATGTGGACAACCCGAACGGCGACGGACGCTGCATCACCTGTATCTACTACCTCAACAAGAACTGGAATGCCAAGGTGCGTTCATGGACCTCCCTGCCCATTACTGAACTTCTATTCACACTGTGAGgttgctgtgacctctgacctacAGTTACTTAGTTTTTACTGATCCAGAAATTGAGGAATGCGATTATAATTCAGATTTAGAAACTTCCTGTctaacaagaaaaaacatttttctgtctttgtaaaacacattttgatgatATGGATAAAAAGtttgacacattttgattttgattaatATCAGAAGAAGTGATCAGATTgtctggcttcactaaaccgAACAACCACAGTCTCATTAAGCGGTCACATGACGGTGGTTATCACCTCCGTAAATCAACTCAGGGTTTCCTGATCCAGCCATGAGGCGTTCATGTGTGAGTTGTTAATTGCAGCAACATCATCAGAAGCATGAATAAAGttataaatataatatgatGAAAAACACTGATGCCTGCAGGTATATTCAGGTACTGCGGCGTCCAAAGGTCGATGGAATCAGTTAAGTCTCAAGAAGgagcaaagacacaaaaatgatttgttgacttgtgtctcatttgttgttgttgtgtatcaGGAGCACGGCGGCGTCCTCAGGATCTTTCCGGAGGGGAAATCCTATGTGGCCGACATCAAACCGCTTTTTGACCGGCTGCTCTTCTTCTGGTCCGACCGCAGGAACCCACATGAGGTGCAGCCCTCCTACTCTACCAGGtaaccaaccaaacaaaccaatcaatcaaCCAATGAGTTAATTGATCATTTACTGATCCGGACAACTGACAGGAGATTTGTTTGGTTCACTGACCTGCTGAAACCAAGAACAATTGACCTCTTCAAtggtatatttatttttgggtTTAATAAGTTAAAAAACATCATCTGTCATTTTCATGCTTTCTATCAGGGATTATTGATTGATCGACAGAAATAAACCTTTCAAAGTCAAACCCAGAgctttgttatttatttgttgcttGTGTTTCAGGTACGCCATCACAGTTTGGTATTTTGATGCTGAGGAGAGAGCCGAGGCCAAGAGACGCTTCAGAGACTTGACaggtaaaaaaaacatgctggaACTTTTTCATGGTTCTTTGAACAGTTGGAGAAACACGTCCctgttttttattgtgtccACACTGCAAGAACTGGAATTGATTGTAGCTCTTTGAACGTTGTTTTAGCTCCTGCTTCAGAGTAAATAGTCTAGGGACTTTGAGTGATGTAAGTTAAGTGTGCTGTGATTAGTCGATCGCGAGCCAATGTAGCATCTAGCCAAACAACAGCTTTATACTCATGAAACAAGGGAACCAAACATGGACAAATGGACCAGTCAAGTCCAGGCTTCATTGAGTTTATCTGCGACAGGGGAAACTAAACGCAATTTTGATGTTGCTATACCAACCACCTGCTTACATCACTTTAGCGTCCTTGCATTTATGTTTTCGagtcactgaaaatgtaaagtcagctctgtctgaaaAAATGGAACAACATCGACCTTCATATCAGTCTTCCACCAAATTTGAACTCGTCCATCACCCGCCCAATTCACCTGACCTGGCCCGTCAGACTGCTACGTCTTCTCCAAGATGAGGAAGGACCTCAGTGGTCGCCATTTTAACAGTGATGACTTGAAAACAGCAAGTCCTTAAAATTAATAAGTTGGAATGAGGGATTGTTTTGGTACTTTTGGTTGAAAAAGATGAGTGATTAATCAGTTATAAAAAATAGTGCttgttgttcattttctgttgatcaattaATGGTTTTGGTTCAactttaaaaacctttaaaaacaggctcagtaatttcccaaaacagctgctcactgtggtTTTTTATCAAAAAGGAGGAActagtgcatttgttggggactgttttcagcggtggattaatccacatttgtgGCAGCAGGACGGTGTGAGTGGGACAGAGTTTCTATGGGTTTCTGTTGTGTGACTAATTtcttatttgtacatttgtgtgtgtcctctgtgtccCAGCATCCACTGGGCAGCAGGGCAGCAGCTCGAGCTGATTGTGAGGAAACGTCGCCATCTGGTGTTTGTCTTCCTGAACTGCAGGAGAGGACGGCAGGTTCCTGGTTCCAGGTTCTCAATCTTTTTGGAAAAGCTGAAAGAaaaggggaaggaaaaaagTAGTTTCACTCTGTCCTGGACTCTGGAGGAGTCGAGAGGGTTTTCAAGTCTTCAACTGATAAATCTGTATTCCCTCATCGCTCCAGCCGGCGTCCAGGCTGGAGAGAAGGACCTGCCTGCACTGCTCTGACCGCTGCTGAGACCTGATTAATGATGAGTTCAAGTGACCAGCAGCTGCTCAGGACTTTTCCTGCTTTACACAATGTTTGTGCAATACTCTCTTTGCTGATTTCTactgcagaggtggaggaaaacAGCGGACTGCACCTTAAGAAGCTTTGCCTTCAGCTTGcttcagacaaagaggaggcaAATATTCATCAAGGTTTACggacagaaataaatcagaGACGTGATGCTTTTAAATCTATGTGAGAGAACTatttcacactgtaaaatgttcttTATAAATCTCGAGAATAAGATGAAGACGTGTTTAGTCTTGCCGAAACATTAGAGAACTGTGTACTTACTGTAACAAAGTGGGCTGGACTCATAACAATGGAAAGTAAAATTtgataaaagtgaaaaatgtgttaaatcGTCCATTTCAGAACCTTATATTCCCatatttttgggtgtaaatgattgacttttacttcagtaaagtatctgattacttcttccaccactgaaagtcacacagtaacacagacacactaacagatggaggcagtggtattccagcagctcctggttaaatctctgtttttgtcagtggagtctggtagagatataaagagatgtttctggttaaactaaaaggatcttcctctttaataaaaagctctgtctctgtaggaatcctatcatcatgctgtcagactcttacaataacaatctgagtctgtcagtggtaaaaacaagaactttagtggacggactttgacgTGGACGATTGTCCATTGGGTTAcgttacagcagctgttcataGTGGTGTCcctgtcagtcatttacacccagaaacaTGGGAACATTaggtccaggttcaaaaacaccagaattATTCTTGAATACATTTGTGGTAAATGCTAACAAAGACCAGTGGTGATTAAACGAtaacacagagagatggagttAGACGACAACCATCAAAATTTCATGAATCAGTCGCACATCATTCTGGGTATCAAACCTTCAGACGAAATGTTGTAGTTGTAAGTGAAAGGAACCACGTCAGTACTAAATACTAATCGGAGGTGGAATGTAACTaggggaattttggaaatattcctAGTTGGACACTTTCCATGGAAATTGGTGGGAACTGAGGAATTTATGGGCATCAACTTGAAGTTTGGGGTAATTCATACAATGGAGCTAGCTAGCACCATGATAGCTAGCATCTTAAACTGTCAATTAAATGGTGCcagctagcttacatttagcatctctgatttagcagctagctagctactgtataaacagaTGATGTTTTGTTGCTGGTTAAACTTTTATAGCAcagattaaatatatttttcccaGTAATCTGATCCAGACTGATTGGATGTcgtctgtgggctcagatgcagtagtgtggctgtaatgagcaggattctagaaatgatctgtgcagTGATGCAGTAGTGACCAGTTCAATTcaatctggttgttttaaccaacatTATGCTGCAAAAGCTTTTActtcaactacatttaagttccctgttataggctaacctgGAGCTCTGCAAATCTCCAGTTTGTTCCTGTTAATTCCtgtggaaagtttccaacttttCAACTCTAAATGTAACTGATTACATTTACTCCAGTACTATACTTTatcttgtactttacttgagtattttctttTCGTGATACTTTGTGCTTCTACTCCCCTACATGTATCTGACAACTGTTACTTTACAAATCACTGTGTTTACTTCCAAATcaatcacatttaaaattaatcagcaactgtTCTGACAATCAATTGATTCACTTTTAATGGTTCAAGCTTCTGAAATATTTGGCACTAACCAAAAGTTACTTTCTAGGATTTATGCAAGTGATTAATTTAACTGTTGCGTCTGATTAGTACCCAATtaaatttctctttctcttttctcttttttaaactattgtttctaaaagtaaaacatacattttcatgcTTAGTTCAAAGACAGTTAAGAAGTTACAGTCCTGTAAAATGAATTGCAGATGATACTCAGCCCTACTCATCACAATGTGATTCTAATGAAAAATCAGTAAACATGGTAGTGAATTACTGCCACCTACTCTTATATTGTGACATCACTTTCTATTAGGTTTTTGGGAAATCAGTCACCCTACACCCTGCTATGTTTGGCTGCCAGGGGCTGCTCGCTCTAACTTCGGACGAAGAGGACTCAAATCTGAGATCAGTTACAGCTGGCAGCTCTGCCACTTCACAAACTCCTGTGATGGTCACTGCAGCCTCAGTTAGTTTCTAATacaacatgttagcattgctGCACAGTTTGTTTGGTGAAACGTTTTGTCTCAGACTGGATTGTCATGAGTCTCTACTGAAAGCTCTGTTAACTAAACAATATTTACAGACGTGTTGAATACAACTTCTTTTGAAAAGGAattttgtcttgtgtgtttttcactccacacctcCACTTCTGAAAACATGGGGTCCTGATTTGTCTCTGATTGTGGGGTATATCAGGGTCAGATTGAGATCACCACTTCTCAGCAGGTGAGCTGTGGTTTTTAAGGCCAactggacagactccaccccctcctcctcagacaGGTGACTAGTCCAACCTGGTAGATAGGTCTAAACAGGATGTATACATCATGAGGTGTTGTACTTTTTAATAAGTGTGTCTGTCAGAACTTTTTTGTAggatgagaaacagaaaagaggaaagtgtcagctgctgcagaggtgtGTAAGATATGAAGTTAGAGCTGTAAATGATCCATGTTCACCTTGCAGCAgtgctctgtttgtttccagGCAGAGCACTGActgcaggtcagttcagtctgattTTACTCTCATTTATCTTCTCATAGTTTTTAGTGTTGAACATCTGAGGTCTGGTTTCAGTAAAGGGGTTCCTTGTGTCTGTTAGTGGTACTGCAGCTGGTGGTGGTCTCCAGTCACAGCTGTGGTCTGTGCTGGGAGTCACTCACACTTTTGATGCTGATGTGGTTTGTGGAGTTTTTATGTGAAGTGGTTTTGGTTGGTGTTTTCCTTTTCACAGGTAGAATCCTCTGAGTGGTTCAGCTTCACAGCTCTGCTCCGACCGTCGCCcctttttcacttttactcAACTATAATCACTTTGAAGCCCACAAAGAACATGACATGTTTCTAAACAGGACTTGGATCATTACAGTGTCTGCTAGTTTCCGCGTTCACCTGTGCGCGCTCCCGTGAGAAGTGGGCGGAGCGTCGGCACCACGCCTCCTGTTGTTTAGGTAGACACGGAGCAGGAACAGGAAGGAAGTGTTGGTGGAGTTGGCGAAGATATGAAAGTTTCTGCGGTAAGAAGAAGCTGGTGAGTTGTTTCCATGTTACTTCCGACACATTTCATGTTAAAGTGATCGAGCTGTGAGCGCGTGGAGAGGCGGGAAGAGCGAACAGAGACGGAGAAGCTCAGTGAACACAGGCGACTCAGACTCTGATCCAGGAAACACTGCGCTTCCTCTTTTCCAGTCACAGGATTTCATTTTGAAGAAAAGTAgtgttgtttgacatttttactgtattcCACCAGATTCAACCATTTTGCCATTCATATTAATGAGCCATGTGACCATCAGGGGCCCCAACAAAATAAATTCTTAAAATACTAATGCAATcaaatttatacattttgttgCTAATTTTTGAAATATCCAAGACTGTAATCACCACCAAAGCCCAATCTCCATACTGTTCATTAtgtggaattttttttcttttgtttttttttgtaataaataaaGAAGTATTTCACACAATTAAACTGGcatttaaagaattaaaatcctgaaaatgatTGAAAGTTTGATAGTTTTGAGCACGTTTGAAGTTGTTTGAAAGATTtctggaaaaaaagcagaaaaaatatgatgatgatttaataGCAGTTTTTTGAGCGTGTACATTTGAAGAAGGCACAAGGGTTAACACAGTGTTCACTACAGCGACACACAGTGGTAGAAATAATGAAAAGCAGCCAAATCACAGTCATGAGCTGCTGCCTCAGTGGAAATATTCCTGACATGTTGCAGCtctttgtgctgcagctgaatcCAATAAGGATTCTTCCATCTCTTTATACTTTGTCATAAACTGTAGTTATTATCATCAGCTGATACAAAGACACATGACAACAAGCTGACACTAAaggttttgtttctctttcagtcAGAAGTTTCTAATAATGGTTCCCTGATaatggtttttgtgtgtttgtctccagtTTCACAGGTTAACTCCTCACATTAGAAAAGATGAGTGATTTGGAGGAAGAAGATGCAGACACAGAGTAAGACGACTGTTGATGAATGAGtgcatttctctgtttcttgtgACCCAAGTGGACAGCTGCCCTGGGTGAGCAGTCCTCAGTAGAGCAGAGCTCACTGTGGTGTATGTGTTAAGGCTCTTTTGTTGGACAGCCTTTTATTCAAACTCAAAATATTTGGCTCAGAGCAAAGGTGATAAAACAGACATGTTCATACACCTATCTAAACGTTTTAAAGTAACTACAGCCCCATGTGCACACCTTAATCATATGGAGAACTTTAAAGCTTCATTAGCCTGACATATCTGGTTACACTTTGCCAAGCTATGATCAGTTGCTGTTCTAGTGAGGGGATCGACAAACAGAAGTGGCTTGCTACCTGATTATCTAGCtgtgttgttaaaatgtttttgtttttatttaaaaagtaatgtgTTCATGtccacagaaagaggaaggagagtgatgtttctgtggaggagcagctgtcctGCTGTTCTTTGTGTCAGGACGTCCTGAAGGATCCAGTCTCTACCAGCTGTGGACACTGGTTCTGCAGACGGTGCATCACCTCATACTGGGACCAGTCTGGTTCATCAGGAGACTCCTCCTGTCCCCAGTGTGGACAAAGAtccagaccaggacctggactgcagacagccagtcagaccagcactgtACAAAGTAAGACTGAACATGTGTCTGCTGATGTCATCAGTTCTGAAAACAGGACttgttgttttctacagagTCATTTGTTCtatcacacagctctgacatttaagaTGATTCTAAAgagcacaacatgaaaaagcttttctctgcttgtttttctggagCTGATGAAAAGAATCAGATTGTCAGATTGTCTttagtctgacagtgtttgttgtctttcagcagatagtggtctgcaggaggttttagatgaacataagatcagtctgaggaggagatgtgaacgtgtgactgaaggaactgatggaacaggaagtagaaccctcctcaacaggatctacactgagctctacatcacagagggacagagtgaagaggttaatacccaacatgaggtgaggcagctggagacagcttccaagaagaagaccctccatgacactccaatcaggtgccaggacatctttaaagccttacctgaccaacagagacacatcagagtggttctgaccaacggtgtcgctggtgttggaaaaaccttctcagtgcagaagttcactctggactgggcagagggcttggaaaaccaagatgtcagtctgctggttctgctttcgttcagggagctgaacctgatcagagatgagcagtacagtcttctcacgctgctccatgttttccatccaacattacagaaggtcacagcagagaagctggctgtctgtaaagttctgttcatctttgacggcctggatgaaagcagactttcactggatttcaacaacaggaaggttgtgtctgacgtcacacagaagtcatcagtcaacgagctgctgacaaacctcatccaggggaatctgcttccctcagctctggtctggataacttccagacctgcagcggccaatcagatccctccttcatgtgttgacagggtaacagaagtacgaggcttcactgacccacagaaggaggagtacttcaggaggagatccagtgatgaagagctgtccaacagaaccatctcacacatcaagacctccaggagcctccacatcatgtgtggagtcccagtcttctgctggatcactgctacagttctggagcacatgttgactacagagcagagaggagagctgcccaagaccctgactgacctgtactcacacttcctgatggttcagacaaagaggaagaagaacaagtaccatgagggacatgagacgagtccacaggagctgacggaggctgacagggaagttcttctgaagctggggaggctggcgtttgaacaactggagaaaggaaacaccatgttctaccaagaagacctggagcagtgtggtcttgatgtgacagaggccttggtgtactcaggagtttgtacagagatcttcaaaagagagagtgtgatcttccagaaaacagtctactgctttgttcatctgagcgttcaggagtttctggctgcagtctacatgttccactgtttcaccaacaggaagacacaggTACTGGAGGACTTCCTGTGGGGAGTCATGGAGAAATCCCTTCAAAGTGAAAAtggccacctggacctgtttgttcgcttccttcatggcctctctctggagtccaaccagagactcttaggaggcctgctgggtcagacagagaacagttcAGAAATCATCCAGAGAGCCATCACCAACCTGAAGGAGATGAACATGTACAAAatctctcctgacagaagcatcaacatcttccactgtctgatggagatgaacgaccactcagttcatcaggagatccaagagttcctgaagtcagagaacagatcagagcagaaactctctgagatccagtgctcagctctggcctacatgctgcagatgtcagaggaggttctggatgagttggaccTGGAAGAGTATAACACATCATGGGAGGGACGATGgagactgatcccagctgtgaggaactgtAGAAAGGCTCGGTGAGTCCTGACATGATCATTAACATCATCAGATCAGTAGTTCAGTCGAATTCAGATCCACacagtattaaattattttcatttttcttagTTTACATCACAAACATTACAGGTCATTAGTGTTATTTTTCTTGAGGTTTTGAGGACTATTAAGGACTGAAGAGGCTGTGGTTTTTAGTGACAAGCAGAATTTTACAGTGAAGAGCTGTAAGCAGTAAAGTTACAACGAGGAGGTTCTACAAGGTGTTTCTGTATCATCTTCCAAAGATGACTCAATCATAATGAGCATGGAGGATGTTAGGAGACACCTCACCTCCTTTTAAATCAATAGAGACAAAAACCTCTCATTCACATTAAAGATGCTACTTAACATTGTTTCATTCTCAACATTGAAGTAAGTGTGTAAGTTTAGCTGAACAGCAGCCACTGTGGTAACAACAAACACTTACAGAATAATGGCTATTGCTGAAACATGATGTAGCAGCATTATTTCGCTAAAGTCTGCAGACATTAACATCAGCCTCCGTAAAGTACTGGTCACACCAGACCACAAGTAGAGATGAGCTTTATGCTcataaaacttttaattttgaAGAGTGACATCATGTCTTTTCCCTGTTTTAGATTGAATGATATTAGTTTAAAGTCTTTCCATATATTGTGTTAAATGAGACAGAGACTCTCTGCCGTTTTCTGTCTTGTTGTTGTAGAGGAGAGTAGGATCAGGGAATTCACCTTCAGCCAGCAACAGAGGTCTGAATCTATCAGAGCAGAATGGTAGAATTCAGTTTTCTTATTCACACCAAAGGTCAATGTCCTGTTCTTCTGATGACATGatgtgaaaagcagcaaacagagaTTCCATTGAATTGTTCTCTGAGCTGAACTCATCAGAAATGTTCTGGagtcagtttaaaaacagtggACAATCTAAATGTTTTTCTAATTCAGATGGCTTCATTCTGACTCTGGGATCAAATCACATGATGGAAACATAAAGGTGGCGTCattttccctcccttcatctgcaaaacaaagattCCCATTAAAAGTCTGCAggtctgagagagagtgatgagaattattgttttgtgtCAAACACAATAAGATGAGATGAGCTGATCCACAGATGTGAAGAGCAGATGTTGATCATGTtgtgtcatcatcatcaatctGATGTTATTctaacacattttatattttctctaatcACAGATTTATTAACTGTGGACTctcagagactcactgtgaagtcGTGGCCTCAGCTCTtaagtccaacccctcccatctgagaaaTCTGGACCTGAGCGACAACtacaacctgcaggattcaggagtgaagatacTGTCcactggactggagagtccaaacTGTCAACTGGAGACTCTGgggtcagttcactgactggaGCTGTTGGAGTAGGTTGATCACTGGGCTTTAGCTTGGTGGGTTGAGCAGGATGCTGCTGATGGTAGCAATGTGAACGCTCGCCAGCTTTAACACACTTAACTGTGCACTGATAAGTGACAAGTTATTATTGGCAACACTTTTAATGTCAGCATTGCTGAATCATTTgaagccacagacagacagattgatAGTCTGCAAAAACATCTTTGTCTTAACAGATGAGTTCACATT includes:
- the egln3 gene encoding egl nine homolog 3 isoform X2 — protein: MPFIEHVSDADVERLALQRVVPALLTYGFSYVDGLLGELAGDAVLEQVKEMHRSGALQDGRLAGSVPGIHRRSIRGDKIAWVSGSERGCEAISFLLNLIDKLVSVCAGRLGNKAIRERSKAMVACYPGNGAGYVKHVDNPNGDGRCITCIYYLNKNWNAKEHGGVLRIFPEGKSYVADIKPLFDRLLFFWSDRRNPHEVQPSYSTRYAITVWYFDAEERAEAKRRFRDLTASTGQQGSSSS